A part of Aegilops tauschii subsp. strangulata cultivar AL8/78 chromosome 2, Aet v6.0, whole genome shotgun sequence genomic DNA contains:
- the LOC109766460 gene encoding cytochrome P450 89A2 isoform X2 — protein MQDLLVLTLSLMLLLVAMVVRRHGHASSKAVYTRLATSLKSTFAGWLRQPAIVIRDRATAHRLLVRGCVGGSFSNRPASMAPSSVLSHRRYHNLTSAPYGPFWRVARRNLTSEVLHPVRLHRYAAARRDALCGLVADLREQCTSKPDGLVLSAESIRTAMFGLLTTMCFGEGVDAGLTRAMADAQHDLVQFFPELRVFAKLPAVARLIHRQRWSKLVALRRKQEEMYLPLIHARRSRQRKSGETPAYVDTLIDLRVPDDHNKRRRPRRLTDGELVGMCSEFLGAGTETVAAALQWIMANLVKRPHMQEAVRREINAAVDADAEEVGEEVLGKLEYLNAVLMEVLRLYPTATLVFRQAPMCSSR, from the exons ATGCAAGACCTACTCGTTCTCACCTTGAGCTTGATGCTCCTCCTCGTCGCCATGGTCGTCCGCCGGCATGGGCATGCATCGAGCAAGGCAGTCTACACGCGCCTCGCCACCAGCCTCAAGTCGACTTTCGCGGGCTGGCTCCGGCAGCCAGCCATCGTCATCAGGGACCGCGCGACAGCGCACCGCCTTCTCGTCCGTGGCTGCGTCGGCGGCTCCTTCTCCAACCGCCCGGCATCCATGGCGCCAAGCTCAGTCCTCTCACACCGCCGCTACCACAATCTAACCTCGGCGCCATACGGCCCGTTCTGGCGCGTCGCGCGCCGCAACCTCACCTCTGAGGTTCTCCATCCGGTGCGCCTCCACCgctacgccgccgcccgccgcgacGCGCTCTGCGGTCTCGTCGCAGACCTAAGAGAGCAGTGCACGTCCAAACCCGACGGCCTAGTCCTCTCGGCGGAGAGCATCCGCACCGCCATGTTCGGCCTGCTCACGACCATGTGCTTCGGCGAGGGCGTCGACGCGGGCCTCACCCGCGCGATGGCCGACGCCCAGCACGACCTCGTCCAGTTCTTCCCTGAGCTGCGCGTCTTCGCGAAGTTGCCAGCGGTGGCTAGGTTGATCCACCGCCAACGGTGGAGCAAGCTAGTCGCGCTgcggcggaagcaggaggagATGTACCTCCCGCTCATCCACGCCCGCCGCAGCCGGCAACGCAAATCTGGCGAGACGCCGGCGTATGTGGACACGCTCATTGACCTCCGGGTCCCGGACGACCACAACAAACGCAGGCGGCCGCGTCGGCTCACCGACGGCGAGCTCGTGGGCATGTGCTCCGAGTTCCTTGGTGCAGGAACTGAAACTGTGGCCGCGGCGCTGCAGTGGATCATGGCGAACCTGGTGAAGCGCCCACACATGCAAGAGGCTGTCCGTAGGGAGATCAACGCTGCTGTTGACGCGGACGCCGAGGAGGTGGGCGAGGAGGTTCTTGGGAAGCTAGAGTACCTCAACGCTGTCCTCATGGAGGTGCTCCGGCTGTACCCGACCGCGACCTTGGTGTTTAGGCAG GCACCAATGTGCTCTTCGCGCTGA
- the LOC109766461 gene encoding peroxisomal 2,4-dienoyl-CoA reductase [(3E)-enoyl-CoA-producing], with protein sequence MATESPFRADVLKGKAALVTGGGSGICFEIAAQLARHGAHVAIMGRRREVLDKAVAALRSEGLRAVGFQGDVRNQEDAARVLASTVEHFGKLDILVNGAAGNFLASPEDLTPKGFRTVLEIDTVGTYTMCYEALKYLKKGGPGRGPSTGGLIINISATLHYTASWYQIHVSAAKAGVDSITRTLALEWGTDYEIRVNGIAPGPIGGTPGLRKLAPDEMGKGKREMMPLFKLGETRDIAMAALYLASDAGKYVNGTTLVVDGGLWLSHPRHIPKEEVKELSKVIEKKVRASGVGVPSSKL encoded by the exons ATGGCGACGGAGTCGCCGTTCCGGGCGGACGTGCTGAAGGGCAAGGCGGCGCTGGTCaccggcggcggctccggcatcTGCTTCGAGATCGCCGCCCAGCTCGCCCGCCACGGCGCCCACGTCGCCATCATGGGCCGCCGCCGCGAGGTCCTCGACAAggccgtcgccgccctccgctCCGAGGGCCTTCGG GCTGTTGGATTTCAGGGAGATGTACGTAACCAGGAGGATGCAGCGAGAGTGCTTGCGTCGACCGTTGAGCATTTCGGCAAGCTTGACATTCTTGTCAACGGTGCAGCGGGCAACTTCCTTGCATCCCCGGAGGATCTCACACCCAAGGGATTCCGGACAG TTCTTGAGATTGACACTGTGGGTACATACACAATGTGCTATGAAGCCCTGAAGTATCTGAAAAAAGGTGGGCCAGGGAGGGGTCCCTCCACTGGTGGCCTCATCATTAACATAAGCGCGACACTGCATTACACTGCTTCTTGGTACCAAATTCATGTCTCCGCCGCTAAG GCAGGTGTTGATAGTATCACAAGAACGCTGGCTCTGGAATGGGGAACAGATTATGAAATTAGGGTCAATGGAATTGCACCAGGACCAATCGGAGGCACTCCAGGACTGAGGAAGCTTGCACCTGATGAAATGGGCAAGGGGAAAAGGGAAATGATGCCTTTATTTAAGTTGGGGGAGACACGGGACATAGCAATGGCCGCGCTCTATCTTGCTTCCGATGCTG GCAAATATGTAAATGGGACTACGCTGGTGGTTGATGGAGGGCTTTGGTTGAGTCACCCTCGCCACATCCCCAAGGAGGAAGTGAAGGAGCTCTCAAAGGTGATCGAGAAGAAGGTTAGGGCCTCTGGTGTAGGTGTACCCTCCAGCAAATTGTGA
- the LOC141041205 gene encoding uncharacterized protein — translation MLFAITIDALNFLLQAAVNMGVLRRLAPLHAASSISLFADDVVIFCHPDPQELEAVRKLLQFFSDAAGLHTNFAKCPASSIQCPPATCAAIGASMECPVKHFPITYLGIPISICKAPSSTLLPLVERMSKKLATWKASLLSRGERLLLARHVLSGMPVHILLAMAINPPILKKIICIIRDFLWHGRKDAKAGACLTSLSHPCSWRTRHSRPAPHRHRSAHSMAIVPGH, via the coding sequence ATGCTCTTCGCCATTACCATCGACGCCCTGAACTTCCTGCTTCAGGCTGCGGTCAACATGGGTGTCCTGCGCCGCCTCGCGCCCCTTCATGCCGCCTCGAGCATCTCCCTGTTCGCCGACGATGTCGTTATTTTCTGCCACCCCGACCCCCAGGAGCTTGAGGCCGTGCGCAAGCTACTCCAGTTCTTCAGCGACGCTGCCGGCTTGCACACCAACTTTGCCAAGTGCCCGGCCTCCTCGATCCAGTGCCCCCCGGCGACTTGCGCGGCCATTGGCGCATCCATGGAGTGCCCCGTGAAACACTTCCCCATCACATACCTTGGGATACCCATCTCCATCTGCAAAGCCCCTTCCTCGACACTTCTTCCTCTTGTGGAACGGATGTCCAAGAAGTTGGCTACTTGGAAGGCCTCACTGCTCTCCCGAGGCGAGCGCCTCTTACTGGCGCGACATGTGCTCTCCGGCATGCCAGTGCATATCCTCCTCGCCATGGCCATCAATCCTCCAATACTCAAGAAAATCATCTGCATCATCCGAGATTTCCTGTGGCATGGACGAAAGGACGCCAAGGCCGGCGCGTGCCTCACGTCTCTGTCGCACCCTTGCTCTTGGCGGACTCGGCATTCGCGACCTGCACCGCACCGGCATCGCTCTGCGCACTCGATGGCTATTGTTCCCGGCCACTAA
- the LOC109766460 gene encoding cytochrome P450 89A2 isoform X1, translating into MQDLLVLTLSLMLLLVAMVVRRHGHASSKAVYTRLATSLKSTFAGWLRQPAIVIRDRATAHRLLVRGCVGGSFSNRPASMAPSSVLSHRRYHNLTSAPYGPFWRVARRNLTSEVLHPVRLHRYAAARRDALCGLVADLREQCTSKPDGLVLSAESIRTAMFGLLTTMCFGEGVDAGLTRAMADAQHDLVQFFPELRVFAKLPAVARLIHRQRWSKLVALRRKQEEMYLPLIHARRSRQRKSGETPAYVDTLIDLRVPDDHNKRRRPRRLTDGELVGMCSEFLGAGTETVAAALQWIMANLVKRPHMQEAVRREINAAVDADAEEVGEEVLGKLEYLNAVLMEVLRLYPTATLVFRQVSEKDDIIHDGQRILTGTNVLFALKSLAQDKATWADPDEFKPERFLADKGGENVNLVAAAGSGGEIRMIPFGAGRRVCPGMGIAMLHMGYFTANLVREFEWREAEGELAVNLRPHFGFFTVMKHPLRAHLAVLPRREGISKGGVNSRKEE; encoded by the exons ATGCAAGACCTACTCGTTCTCACCTTGAGCTTGATGCTCCTCCTCGTCGCCATGGTCGTCCGCCGGCATGGGCATGCATCGAGCAAGGCAGTCTACACGCGCCTCGCCACCAGCCTCAAGTCGACTTTCGCGGGCTGGCTCCGGCAGCCAGCCATCGTCATCAGGGACCGCGCGACAGCGCACCGCCTTCTCGTCCGTGGCTGCGTCGGCGGCTCCTTCTCCAACCGCCCGGCATCCATGGCGCCAAGCTCAGTCCTCTCACACCGCCGCTACCACAATCTAACCTCGGCGCCATACGGCCCGTTCTGGCGCGTCGCGCGCCGCAACCTCACCTCTGAGGTTCTCCATCCGGTGCGCCTCCACCgctacgccgccgcccgccgcgacGCGCTCTGCGGTCTCGTCGCAGACCTAAGAGAGCAGTGCACGTCCAAACCCGACGGCCTAGTCCTCTCGGCGGAGAGCATCCGCACCGCCATGTTCGGCCTGCTCACGACCATGTGCTTCGGCGAGGGCGTCGACGCGGGCCTCACCCGCGCGATGGCCGACGCCCAGCACGACCTCGTCCAGTTCTTCCCTGAGCTGCGCGTCTTCGCGAAGTTGCCAGCGGTGGCTAGGTTGATCCACCGCCAACGGTGGAGCAAGCTAGTCGCGCTgcggcggaagcaggaggagATGTACCTCCCGCTCATCCACGCCCGCCGCAGCCGGCAACGCAAATCTGGCGAGACGCCGGCGTATGTGGACACGCTCATTGACCTCCGGGTCCCGGACGACCACAACAAACGCAGGCGGCCGCGTCGGCTCACCGACGGCGAGCTCGTGGGCATGTGCTCCGAGTTCCTTGGTGCAGGAACTGAAACTGTGGCCGCGGCGCTGCAGTGGATCATGGCGAACCTGGTGAAGCGCCCACACATGCAAGAGGCTGTCCGTAGGGAGATCAACGCTGCTGTTGACGCGGACGCCGAGGAGGTGGGCGAGGAGGTTCTTGGGAAGCTAGAGTACCTCAACGCTGTCCTCATGGAGGTGCTCCGGCTGTACCCGACCGCGACCTTGGTGTTTAGGCAG GTGTCGGAAAAAGACGACATCATTCATGATGGCCAGCGTATTCTGACAGGCACCAATGTGCTCTTCGCGCTGAAGTCTCTGGCGCAAGACAAGGCAACGTGGGCCGACCCGGATGAGTTCAAGCCAGAACGGTTCCTAGCCGACAAAGGTGGGGAAAACGTCAACCTTGTTGCGGCCGCCGGAAGCGGTGGGGAGATCAGGATGATACCGTTTGGTGCCGGCCGAAGGGTGTGCCCCGGCATGGGCATCGCCATGCTCCACATGGGATACTTCACTGCCAACCTCGTTAGGGAGTTTGAGTGGAGGGAGGCGGAGGGGGAGCTGGCTGTCAATCTCCGCCCGCATTTCGGATTCTTCACTGTCATGAAGCACCCGTTGCGTGCTCACCTCGCTGTGCTTCCGCGGCGGGAGGGGATCTCGAAAGGAGGAGTAAATTCTCGAAAGGAGGAGTAA
- the LOC109766466 gene encoding MADS-box transcription factor 31-like isoform X1 yields MGRGKVELKKIENTTSRQVTFSKRRMGLLKKANELAILCDAQVGVIVFSGSGKMYEYASPPWRIANIFDRYLKAPSTRFDEMDVQQKIIHEMTRMKDESNRLKIIMRQYMGEDLGSLTLQDVSNLEQQIEFSLYKVRLRKQQLLDQQLLEMRQREMHMSEDQSSSYMFHMNPARDQPGQPADVMNPKLFPLWDVGDQIYGQDAESSMTALKLSPQLQEYKLQPVQPNLQEGNLHGYVLRLW; encoded by the exons ATGGGGCGTGGGAAAGTGGAGCTCAAGAAGATCGAGAACACGACGAGCAGGCAGGTCACCTTCTCCAAGAGGCGGATGGGGCTGCTCAAGAAGGCAAACGAGCTGGCCATTCTTTGTGATGCGCAGGTTGGGGTGATCGTATTCTCCGGCAGTGGCAAGATGTACGAGTACGCCAGCCCTCCATGGAG GATTGCAAACATCTTTGACAGGTACCTGAAAGCCCCCAGCACCCGCTTTGATGAGATGGACGTCCAGCAG AAAATCATCCATGAGATGACAAGGATGAAGGACGAGAGCAACAGGCTGAAGATCATCATGAGGCAGTACATGGGCGAGGACCTGGGCTCGCTGACCCTGCAAGACGTGAGCAATCTTGAGCAGCAGATCGAGTTCTCCCTCTACAAAGTTCGCCTTAGGAAG CAACAGCTACTTGACCAGCAGCTGCTGGAGATGCGCCAGAGG GAGATGCACATGTCAGAGGACCAGAGCAGCAGCTACATGTTCCACATG AATCCGGCGAGGGATCAGCCGGGCCAGCCGGCCGACGTGATGAACCCGAAGCTGTTCCCTCTGTGGGACGTGGGCGACCAGATCTACGGCCAGGACGCCGAGTCCTCCATGACGGCTCTCAAGCTCTCGCCGCAGCTGCAGGAGTACAAGCTCCAGCCGGTGCAGCCCAACCTGCAGGAGGGCAACCTCCATGGCTACGTCCTCCGCCTCTGGTAA
- the LOC109766466 gene encoding MADS-box transcription factor 31-like isoform X2, with product MGRGKVELKKIENTTSRQVTFSKRRMGLLKKANELAILCDAQVGVIVFSGSGKMYEYASPPWRIANIFDRYLKAPSTRFDEMDVQQKIIHEMTRMKDESNRLKIIMRQYMGEDLGSLTLQDVSNLEQQIEFSLYKVRLRKQQLLDQQLLEMRQREMHMSEDQSSSYMFHMNPARDQPGQPADVMNPKLFPLWDVGDQIYGQDAESSMTALKLSPQLQEYKLQPVQPNLQEGNLHGYVLRL from the exons ATGGGGCGTGGGAAAGTGGAGCTCAAGAAGATCGAGAACACGACGAGCAGGCAGGTCACCTTCTCCAAGAGGCGGATGGGGCTGCTCAAGAAGGCAAACGAGCTGGCCATTCTTTGTGATGCGCAGGTTGGGGTGATCGTATTCTCCGGCAGTGGCAAGATGTACGAGTACGCCAGCCCTCCATGGAG GATTGCAAACATCTTTGACAGGTACCTGAAAGCCCCCAGCACCCGCTTTGATGAGATGGACGTCCAGCAG AAAATCATCCATGAGATGACAAGGATGAAGGACGAGAGCAACAGGCTGAAGATCATCATGAGGCAGTACATGGGCGAGGACCTGGGCTCGCTGACCCTGCAAGACGTGAGCAATCTTGAGCAGCAGATCGAGTTCTCCCTCTACAAAGTTCGCCTTAGGAAG CAACAGCTACTTGACCAGCAGCTGCTGGAGATGCGCCAGAGG GAGATGCACATGTCAGAGGACCAGAGCAGCAGCTACATGTTCCACATG AATCCGGCGAGGGATCAGCCGGGCCAGCCGGCCGACGTGATGAACCCGAAGCTGTTCCCTCTGTGGGACGTGGGCGACCAGATCTACGGCCAGGACGCCGAGTCCTCCATGACGGCTCTCAAGCTCTCGCCGCAGCTGCAGGAGTACAAGCTCCAGCCGGTGCAGCCCAACCTGCAGGAGGGCAACCTCCATGGCTACGTCCTCCGCCTCTG A